A region from the Pseudomonas promysalinigenes genome encodes:
- the dinB gene encoding DNA polymerase IV yields MRKIIHIDCDCFYAAIEMRDDPRLAGRPMAVGGSAERRGVIATCNYEARAYGVRSAMSSRHALKLCPDLEIVKPRFEAYREASREIHAIFRDYTELIEPLSLDEAYLDVSESQWYAGSATRIAEDIRRRVARTLHITVSAGVAPNKFLAKIASDWRKPNGLFVITPDQVEAFVAALPVAKLHGVGKVTADKLSRLGIDTCLDLREWSRLALAREFGSFGERLWGLARGIDERAVQNDSRRQSVSVENTYDNDLPDLASCLERLPELLDSLNERIARMDSSYRPDKPFVKVKFHDFSQTTMEQAGAGRDLESYRKLLGQAFARGGKPVRLLGVGVRLRDLRGAHEQLELFPGN; encoded by the coding sequence GTGCGCAAGATCATCCATATCGACTGCGATTGCTTTTACGCCGCGATCGAGATGCGTGACGACCCGCGCTTGGCCGGGCGGCCCATGGCGGTGGGTGGCTCGGCAGAGCGCCGTGGGGTGATTGCCACCTGCAATTATGAGGCCCGCGCCTACGGGGTGCGCTCTGCAATGTCGTCCCGGCATGCGCTGAAGCTTTGCCCTGACCTTGAAATCGTCAAGCCACGATTTGAGGCTTACCGGGAAGCCTCGCGGGAGATTCATGCCATTTTCCGTGACTACACCGAATTGATCGAGCCGCTGTCATTGGATGAGGCCTACCTGGACGTCAGTGAAAGTCAGTGGTACGCAGGCAGTGCCACACGAATCGCTGAGGATATTCGCCGACGGGTCGCCCGTACCCTACACATAACCGTCTCCGCGGGTGTCGCGCCTAACAAGTTTCTGGCCAAGATCGCCAGCGACTGGCGCAAGCCCAATGGGTTGTTCGTGATCACCCCCGACCAAGTCGAAGCCTTCGTAGCGGCCTTGCCGGTGGCCAAGCTACATGGTGTTGGCAAGGTCACCGCCGACAAGCTGAGCCGCCTGGGGATAGACACCTGCCTTGATTTGCGTGAGTGGTCACGGTTGGCACTGGCCCGTGAGTTCGGCAGTTTTGGCGAGCGGCTTTGGGGGTTGGCCCGAGGGATTGATGAACGAGCCGTGCAAAACGATAGCCGCAGGCAGTCGGTGAGTGTCGAAAACACTTATGACAACGACCTACCGGACTTGGCCAGCTGCCTGGAGCGCTTGCCTGAACTGCTCGACAGCCTCAATGAGCGGATCGCCCGTATGGACAGCAGTTATCGGCCCGATAAACCCTTCGTCAAGGTCAAATTCCATGACTTCAGCCAGACGACGATGGAGCAGGCGGGGGCGGGCAGGGACTTGGAGAGTTACCGTAAATTGCTGGGGCAGGCTTTCGCCCGTGGTGGCAAGCCGGTGCGTTTACTGGGAGTAGGGGTCAGATTACGCGACCTGCGCGGTGCCCATGAACAATTGGAGCTGTTTCCCGGCAATTAA
- a CDS encoding potassium transporter Kup gives MVQASSHAEGGHAGEQGATRSLGLLVAAVGVVYGDIGTSPLYTLKEVFTGGYGVPVNHDGVLGILSLILWSLLWVVSFKYVMFILRADNQGEGGTMALTALARRATAAYPRLRTLMVVCGLIGASLFYGDSMITPAVSVLSAVEGMGLAFDGIDHWVVPISLVVLVALFLVQKHGTDKIGKLFGPIMVVWFLALAALGVLGISQSPEVLKAFNPAWAVNFFVVHPGMGVAILGAVVLALTGAEALYADMGHFGRKPIARAWFALVLPALVLNYFGQGALLLQNPEAARNPFYLLAPGWALLPMVGLATLATVIASQAVISGAFSLTRQAIQLGYIPRMQIQHTSSQEQGQIYIGAVNWTLMVGVVLLVIGFESSGALAAAYGVAVTGTMLMTTILVSAVMLLLWKWPPVLAVPILVGFLLVDGLFFAANVPKIVQGGAFPVLAGGVLFLLMSTWKRGKQILVERIDEGGLPLPIFISSIRVQPPHRVEGTAVFLTARADAVPHALLHNMLHNQVLHSQVVLLTVVSEDRPRVPEQERFEVDAYGDGFFRVLLHFGFMDEPDVPAALKLCHLDDLDFSPMRTTYFLSRETVIASRLEGMSRWRGNLFAFLLKNANGNLRFFNLPLNRVIELGTQVEI, from the coding sequence ATGGTTCAGGCAAGCAGTCACGCCGAAGGCGGGCACGCGGGCGAGCAAGGCGCGACCAGGTCTTTGGGCCTGCTGGTAGCAGCCGTTGGGGTTGTCTATGGCGACATCGGTACCAGCCCGTTGTATACCCTGAAGGAGGTATTCACCGGCGGTTATGGGGTACCGGTCAACCATGATGGTGTACTTGGGATCCTCTCGCTGATCCTCTGGTCATTGCTGTGGGTGGTGTCGTTCAAATATGTGATGTTCATCCTGCGCGCCGACAACCAGGGCGAGGGCGGTACCATGGCGTTGACCGCGCTGGCACGCCGGGCAACGGCGGCCTACCCGCGCCTGCGCACGCTGATGGTGGTCTGCGGGCTGATCGGCGCTTCGTTGTTCTACGGTGACAGCATGATTACCCCGGCGGTGTCGGTGTTGTCGGCGGTGGAAGGTATGGGCCTGGCGTTCGACGGTATCGACCACTGGGTGGTGCCCATTTCGCTGGTAGTGCTGGTGGCGTTGTTTCTGGTGCAAAAACACGGCACGGACAAGATCGGCAAGCTGTTCGGGCCGATCATGGTGGTCTGGTTCCTGGCGCTGGCGGCATTGGGCGTGCTTGGCATCTCGCAGAGCCCCGAAGTGCTCAAGGCATTCAACCCTGCGTGGGCGGTGAACTTCTTCGTCGTCCACCCTGGCATGGGCGTGGCCATTCTCGGTGCCGTGGTGCTGGCGCTGACCGGAGCCGAAGCGCTGTATGCCGACATGGGCCATTTCGGCCGCAAGCCGATCGCTCGCGCCTGGTTCGCGCTGGTGCTGCCGGCGCTGGTGCTCAACTACTTCGGCCAAGGCGCGCTATTGCTGCAAAACCCCGAGGCTGCTCGCAATCCCTTCTATCTGCTTGCGCCGGGCTGGGCACTGCTGCCAATGGTCGGGCTGGCTACCCTGGCCACGGTGATCGCTTCGCAGGCGGTCATCTCCGGGGCCTTCTCCCTGACCCGCCAAGCCATTCAACTTGGTTATATCCCGCGCATGCAGATCCAGCACACCTCTAGCCAGGAGCAAGGGCAGATCTACATCGGCGCGGTGAACTGGACATTGATGGTCGGCGTAGTCCTGCTGGTGATCGGATTCGAGTCTTCCGGCGCTTTGGCGGCGGCTTACGGGGTGGCCGTGACCGGGACCATGCTGATGACCACCATTCTGGTGTCGGCGGTGATGCTGCTACTGTGGAAATGGCCACCGGTGCTAGCGGTACCGATCCTGGTGGGCTTCCTTTTGGTCGATGGGCTGTTCTTCGCCGCCAACGTGCCGAAGATCGTCCAGGGCGGCGCCTTCCCCGTGTTGGCAGGCGGTGTGCTGTTCCTGTTGATGAGCACCTGGAAGCGCGGCAAGCAGATCCTGGTAGAGCGTATCGATGAGGGCGGGCTGCCGCTGCCTATCTTCATCAGCAGTATCCGCGTGCAACCGCCACACCGGGTCGAAGGCACGGCAGTGTTCCTCACTGCGCGAGCTGATGCGGTGCCCCATGCGCTGCTGCACAACATGCTGCACAACCAGGTGCTGCACAGCCAAGTGGTATTGCTGACGGTGGTCAGCGAGGATCGACCGCGGGTGCCGGAGCAGGAGCGGTTCGAAGTCGATGCCTACGGCGATGGCTTCTTCCGCGTGCTGTTGCACTTCGGCTTCATGGACGAACCAGACGTACCGGCGGCCCTGAAGCTGTGCCACTTGGACGACCTGGACTTCAGCCCAATGCGTACCACGTACTTCCTTAGCCGGGAAACCGTGATCGCTTCACGCCTCGAAGGGATGTCACGCTGGCGGGGTAACCTGTTCGCGTTCCTGCTGAAGAATGCCAACGGTAACCTGCGCTTCTTCAACCTGCCGCTGAACCGGGTGATCGAGCTGGGCACCCAGGTAGAGATATGA
- a CDS encoding virulence factor family protein gives MIRRYWLYVLIPLLLAVLGGAAGFWLWTRPAPEARLEQLTLNDTRITRVTPGVHAKARVAIGVPQDQALTDKQLLDLSQAAEAQLVQVVLPPNDCAKQQAVMDQAMTQLADKPTLVAGIGPGAAQAWRWLASQTDDKARAVSVDFILEQPGCKVELPKSAPHGHWNVAWNDNPDDASAAFVRDQANAETSISDYDIHLPQVLKAQLTQALVGRDGNALAIPVVEVPAGQTTDTVTLFLSGDGGWRDLDRDVAGEMAKLGYPVVGIDTLRYYWQHKTPEQSAADLSELMQHYRQKWGTKRFVLTGYSFGADVLPAIYNRLPVEDQQRIDAVMLLAFARSGSFEIEVEGWLGKEGQEAPTGPEMAKLPAAKVVCVYGVEETDESGCTDKTAVGERMKLPGGHHFDENYPALAKRLIDEIETRQGKSSVAAQN, from the coding sequence ATGATCCGACGCTATTGGCTTTACGTACTGATTCCTCTTTTGCTGGCCGTACTGGGCGGCGCAGCGGGCTTCTGGTTGTGGACCCGCCCTGCGCCCGAGGCAAGGCTGGAGCAACTGACCCTCAACGACACCCGCATCACCCGGGTCACTCCAGGCGTTCACGCCAAGGCCCGGGTCGCCATTGGCGTGCCCCAGGACCAGGCCCTGACCGACAAGCAGTTGCTCGACCTCAGCCAAGCGGCCGAGGCGCAGCTGGTTCAGGTGGTTCTGCCGCCCAATGACTGCGCCAAGCAACAAGCGGTGATGGATCAGGCAATGACCCAGCTCGCTGACAAACCGACGCTGGTCGCCGGCATTGGCCCAGGGGCTGCCCAGGCATGGCGCTGGCTGGCCAGCCAAACCGATGACAAGGCGCGGGCGGTTTCGGTGGACTTCATCCTGGAGCAGCCTGGCTGCAAGGTCGAGCTGCCGAAGTCGGCCCCCCACGGCCACTGGAACGTGGCCTGGAACGACAACCCGGACGACGCCAGCGCCGCCTTCGTACGCGATCAGGCCAACGCCGAAACCAGCATCAGCGACTACGACATCCACCTGCCCCAAGTGCTCAAGGCCCAGCTGACCCAAGCCTTGGTGGGCCGCGACGGCAACGCCCTGGCCATTCCGGTGGTAGAAGTCCCAGCCGGCCAGACCACCGATACCGTCACCCTGTTCCTGTCTGGTGACGGCGGCTGGCGTGACCTGGACCGCGACGTGGCAGGCGAAATGGCCAAGCTCGGGTATCCGGTGGTCGGCATCGACACCTTGCGCTATTACTGGCAGCACAAGACTCCAGAGCAAAGCGCCGCCGACCTGTCGGAGCTGATGCAGCACTATCGCCAGAAGTGGGGCACCAAGCGTTTCGTGCTGACCGGTTACTCGTTCGGCGCCGATGTATTGCCGGCCATCTACAACCGCCTGCCGGTAGAGGATCAGCAGCGTATCGATGCAGTGATGCTGCTGGCCTTCGCGCGCAGCGGCAGCTTCGAGATCGAAGTTGAGGGCTGGCTGGGCAAGGAAGGCCAGGAAGCGCCTACCGGGCCGGAAATGGCCAAACTGCCCGCGGCCAAGGTGGTCTGCGTGTACGGCGTGGAAGAAACCGACGAAAGTGGCTGCACCGACAAAACTGCAGTCGGTGAGCGCATGAAGCTGCCAGGCGGCCACCACTTCGACGAAAACTACCCCGCGCTCGCCAAGCGCCTGATCGACGAAATCGAAACCCGCCAAGGCAAGTCCAGCGTGGCTGCACAGAACTGA
- a CDS encoding proline--tRNA ligase: protein MRTSQYLLATQKETPADAVVISHQLMLRAGMIRKLASGLYTWLPMGLRVMRKVEAVVREEMNAAGALEVLMPSIQPAELWQESGRWEQYGPELLRLKDRHQREFCVGPTHEEVITDLARNELSSYKQLPLNMYQIQTKFRDEIRPRFGLMRGREFIMKDAYSFHADQASLQETYDRMHQAYSNIFTRLGLDFRPVQADTGSIGGSYSHEFHVLAESGEDDVIFSDSSDYAANIEKAEAIPRETVRPAPTEELRLVDTPNAKTIAQLVENHGLAIEKTVKTLIVRGAEEGKLVALIVRGDHELNEIKAAKLEQVADPLVMATDAELREAIGAGAGSLGPLNLPLEIVIDRSVALMSDFGIGANIDDKHYFGVNWERDLPVPQVADLRNVVEGDPSPDGQGTLVIKRGIEVGHIFQLGTKYSEALKCQVLGENGKPVTLAMGCYGIGVSRVVAAAIEQSYDDKGIIWNDALAPFQIALVPLRYETDVVREATDKLYAELTAAGYEVLLDDRDKKTSPGIKFADMELIGIPHRIVVSDRGLADGNLEYKHRTEQDAKQLPLNEVLSFLQARVRR, encoded by the coding sequence ATGCGCACCAGTCAATATTTGCTCGCCACCCAGAAAGAAACCCCTGCCGATGCAGTGGTCATCAGCCATCAGCTCATGCTGCGTGCCGGCATGATCCGCAAACTGGCCTCCGGCCTGTACACCTGGCTGCCAATGGGCCTGCGGGTAATGCGCAAGGTCGAGGCCGTGGTGCGCGAGGAAATGAACGCCGCCGGTGCCCTGGAAGTGCTGATGCCAAGCATCCAACCTGCCGAGCTTTGGCAGGAATCGGGCCGCTGGGAGCAGTACGGTCCCGAGCTGCTGCGTCTCAAAGACCGCCATCAGCGCGAGTTCTGCGTCGGCCCGACCCACGAAGAAGTGATTACCGACCTGGCCCGCAACGAGCTGTCCAGCTATAAACAGCTGCCACTCAACATGTACCAGATCCAGACCAAGTTCCGTGATGAGATCCGCCCACGCTTCGGCTTGATGCGCGGCCGCGAGTTCATCATGAAGGATGCCTACTCTTTCCATGCCGATCAGGCTTCCCTGCAGGAAACCTACGACCGCATGCACCAGGCGTACAGCAACATCTTCACCCGCCTGGGCCTGGACTTCCGTCCGGTGCAGGCCGACACCGGCTCCATCGGTGGCAGCTACTCCCACGAATTCCACGTGCTGGCCGAATCGGGCGAAGACGACGTGATCTTCAGCGACAGCTCCGATTACGCTGCCAACATCGAGAAGGCCGAAGCCATCCCGCGCGAAACCGTGCGCCCTGCGCCAACCGAAGAACTGCGCCTGGTGGACACCCCTAATGCCAAGACCATCGCGCAATTGGTGGAAAACCACGGCCTGGCGATCGAAAAGACCGTCAAGACCCTGATCGTGCGTGGCGCCGAGGAAGGCAAGCTGGTCGCCCTGATCGTGCGTGGCGACCACGAGCTCAACGAAATCAAGGCCGCCAAGCTGGAACAGGTTGCCGACCCACTGGTCATGGCCACCGATGCCGAACTGCGCGAGGCCATTGGCGCTGGTGCAGGTTCACTCGGCCCGCTGAACCTGCCATTGGAAATCGTAATCGATCGTTCGGTCGCACTGATGAGCGACTTCGGCATTGGCGCCAACATCGACGACAAGCACTACTTCGGCGTGAACTGGGAGCGTGACCTGCCAGTTCCGCAGGTCGCCGACCTGCGCAATGTCGTCGAAGGCGACCCAAGCCCGGATGGCCAGGGCACCCTGGTGATCAAGCGCGGCATCGAAGTGGGTCACATCTTCCAGCTGGGCACCAAGTACAGCGAGGCCCTCAAGTGCCAGGTACTGGGCGAGAATGGCAAGCCGGTCACTCTGGCCATGGGCTGCTACGGCATCGGCGTGTCCCGCGTAGTTGCCGCCGCGATCGAGCAGAGCTACGACGACAAGGGCATCATCTGGAACGACGCCCTGGCGCCCTTCCAGATCGCCCTGGTGCCGCTGCGCTATGAAACCGACGTGGTACGCGAGGCCACCGACAAGCTGTACGCCGAACTGACCGCAGCCGGCTACGAGGTGCTGCTGGACGACCGCGACAAGAAAACCAGCCCCGGCATCAAGTTCGCCGATATGGAGCTGATCGGCATCCCGCACCGGATCGTGGTCAGCGACCGGGGCCTTGCCGACGGTAATCTGGAGTACAAGCACCGCACCGAGCAGGACGCTAAGCAGCTGCCGCTCAACGAAGTGCTTAGCTTCCTGCAGGCCCGCGTTCGCCGCTGA
- the mprF gene encoding bifunctional lysylphosphatidylglycerol flippase/synthetase MprF: MTSHTPEPEVPLAAALPTAAQRLPWLERVSRYRQPIGLAVTLLLFAMALIACRHLLSELDIYALHDAMLEVPAKSLTGALLATVAGFVILLGYEWSASRYAAVKLPARTLVMGGFSAFAIGNAIGLSMLSGGSVRYRLYARQGLGAAEVARMTVFASLSLGTALPPLAALATLSNLPAASAALRLPTTVLAGIAIAVLALSAILVIGLYRRRLPEQPLADNLLVQLGRRTLRLPDGRLAALQLLITALDVAAAATVLYLLLPEAPPFGAFVLVYLLALAAGVLSHVPGGVGVFEAILLAAFADQLGAAPLAAALLLYRLIYVVLPLLLACVLLLANEARRLLYAQQAIKAASGLGAPILAILVFLSGVVLLFSGATPEIDTRLEHMGFLVPHRLIDASHFGASLIGVLCLLLAQGLRRRLSAAWLLTTVLLLVGALLSLLKGFDWEEASLLTFTAALLAVFRRSFYRPSRLLELPFSPVYLVASACVVGASVWLLLFAYQDVPYTHKLWWQFTLDADAPRGLRAALGSAVLLVIVALTWLLRTARPVIHLPDETELQRANRILQASDQPDGGLALTGDKALLFHPNDNAFLMYARRGRSLVALYDPIGPAQERAEMIWQFRDLCDLHHARPVFYQVRAENLPFYMDIGLTALKLGEEARVDLRRFDLEAKGKEMKDLRYTWNRGGRDGLSLEIHEPGQAPLAELKEISDAWLNGKNVREKGFSLGRFSPEYLQHFRIALIRFQGRPVAFANLLETHSNELASLDLMRAHPEAPKLTMEFMMIGLILHYKSHDYGRFSLGMVPLSGLQPRRGAPLTQRLGSMVFRRGEQLYNFQGLRRFKDKFQPDWEPRYMAVPAGLDPLVALADTAALIAGGLTGLVKR; the protein is encoded by the coding sequence ATGACATCGCACACCCCTGAACCTGAAGTGCCTCTGGCCGCAGCACTGCCCACTGCTGCTCAGCGCTTGCCCTGGCTGGAACGCGTGAGCCGTTACCGTCAGCCAATCGGCCTGGCCGTGACATTGCTGCTGTTTGCCATGGCGCTGATCGCATGCCGGCACCTGCTGAGTGAACTGGATATCTATGCCTTGCACGATGCCATGCTGGAGGTCCCGGCAAAGTCTCTGACCGGTGCGCTGCTGGCAACGGTGGCGGGTTTCGTGATCCTGCTGGGTTACGAGTGGTCGGCTAGCCGTTACGCAGCCGTCAAGTTACCCGCCAGGACGCTGGTGATGGGCGGCTTCAGCGCCTTTGCCATCGGTAACGCGATCGGTTTGTCGATGCTATCGGGCGGCTCTGTGCGCTACCGCCTGTATGCACGCCAGGGTCTGGGTGCGGCCGAAGTCGCCCGCATGACCGTGTTTGCAAGCCTTTCCTTGGGTACGGCGCTGCCACCTCTGGCTGCACTGGCCACCTTGAGCAACCTTCCCGCAGCGTCAGCTGCACTGCGCTTGCCTACAACAGTGCTGGCCGGCATCGCCATCGCTGTATTGGCTCTGAGCGCCATACTGGTGATCGGGCTCTACCGCCGACGCCTGCCGGAGCAACCGCTGGCCGACAATCTGCTGGTACAGCTGGGCCGCCGCACCCTGCGCCTGCCTGATGGCCGCTTGGCCGCCTTGCAGTTGCTGATCACCGCACTCGACGTTGCCGCTGCCGCGACCGTGCTCTACCTGCTGCTGCCTGAGGCCCCGCCCTTCGGTGCCTTCGTACTGGTTTACCTGCTGGCCCTCGCCGCTGGGGTGCTGAGCCATGTACCCGGTGGCGTGGGTGTATTCGAGGCGATCCTGCTGGCGGCTTTCGCCGACCAACTGGGTGCCGCGCCGCTGGCGGCGGCCCTGCTTCTGTACCGGCTGATCTACGTGGTACTGCCCTTGTTGCTGGCCTGCGTGTTGCTGCTGGCCAACGAGGCGCGCCGCCTGCTTTACGCCCAGCAAGCCATCAAGGCGGCCTCGGGGCTGGGTGCGCCGATTCTGGCGATCCTGGTGTTCCTCTCGGGCGTGGTGCTGCTGTTCTCCGGCGCCACGCCAGAGATCGACACGCGCCTCGAACACATGGGTTTTCTGGTACCCCACCGGCTGATCGATGCATCGCACTTTGGCGCCAGCCTGATTGGCGTGCTCTGCCTGTTACTGGCTCAAGGCCTGCGCCGTAGGCTGTCTGCGGCTTGGCTGCTGACTACCGTGCTGTTGTTGGTTGGCGCACTACTCTCGCTGCTCAAAGGCTTCGACTGGGAGGAGGCCAGCCTGCTGACCTTCACCGCCGCGCTGCTGGCCGTTTTCCGCCGCTCGTTCTATCGGCCGAGCCGGCTGCTCGAGCTGCCGTTCTCACCGGTTTACCTGGTGGCCAGCGCTTGCGTGGTCGGCGCGTCGGTATGGCTGTTGCTGTTCGCCTATCAGGACGTGCCCTACACCCACAAGCTATGGTGGCAGTTCACCCTGGACGCCGATGCCCCGCGGGGTCTGCGTGCTGCACTGGGTAGCGCAGTACTGCTGGTGATCGTCGCCCTCACCTGGCTGCTGCGCACTGCACGCCCGGTCATTCACCTGCCAGATGAAACCGAATTGCAGCGTGCCAACCGCATCCTGCAGGCGTCTGACCAACCCGACGGCGGTCTGGCGTTGACCGGCGACAAGGCGTTGCTTTTCCACCCCAATGACAATGCCTTCCTGATGTATGCCCGTCGCGGCCGCAGCCTGGTGGCACTCTACGACCCGATCGGCCCGGCCCAGGAACGCGCCGAGATGATCTGGCAGTTCCGCGACCTGTGCGACCTTCACCATGCCCGCCCGGTGTTCTACCAGGTGCGCGCGGAAAACCTGCCGTTCTACATGGATATCGGCCTGACGGCCCTGAAGCTGGGCGAAGAAGCGCGGGTCGACTTGCGCCGCTTCGATCTCGAAGCCAAGGGTAAAGAGATGAAGGACCTGCGCTACACCTGGAACCGTGGTGGGCGCGATGGCCTAAGCCTGGAAATCCACGAACCCGGCCAGGCGCCGCTGGCCGAGCTCAAGGAAATCTCCGACGCCTGGCTAAATGGCAAGAACGTACGCGAAAAAGGGTTCTCGCTAGGGCGCTTCAGCCCCGAGTATCTGCAGCACTTCCGTATCGCTCTGATTCGTTTCCAAGGCCGGCCAGTGGCATTTGCCAACCTGCTGGAAACCCACAGCAACGAACTGGCCAGCCTCGACCTGATGCGCGCTCACCCCGAGGCGCCGAAGCTGACCATGGAGTTCATGATGATCGGCCTGATCCTGCATTACAAAAGCCATGATTACGGCCGTTTCAGCCTGGGTATGGTCCCGCTTTCAGGCTTGCAGCCACGGCGTGGCGCGCCCTTGACCCAGCGTCTGGGCTCGATGGTGTTCCGCCGTGGTGAACAGCTCTACAACTTCCAAGGCCTGCGGCGCTTCAAGGACAAGTTCCAGCCGGACTGGGAACCTCGTTACATGGCCGTGCCGGCCGGGCTCGACCCGCTGGTAGCACTGGCCGATACTGCCGCCCTGATTGCTGGCGGCCTGACTGGATTGGTGAAACGCTGA
- a CDS encoding OprD family porin: MRVMKWSMIALAVAAGTSQMAVASSQDESKGFLEDSKLNVKTRMLYFSRDFRNNAPGSQSRVEETGLGFLGTYESGFTQGTVGVGIDAIGMLGLKLDSGKGRHSTGQFPTDADGRAQDEFSEGGGAVKLRISDTVLKVGDQFTAMPVFATDDSRLLPEVAQGALITSSEIKGLTLNAGRFTALNAQSQTFHDSLHLKEADVIGGTYAFTDNVSTSLYYSKVEDYWRKYYANVNWALPLSDKQGLVFDFNIYDTKSDGQGLQRAEKDGVTKLDNRAFSLSGAYNIGAHTFTLAYQKVTGDGDYGYGVDGGGTIFLANSVARSDFNAEDEKSWQARYDLNFAEYGVPGLTFMTRYVRGSDANTGSTSNGKEWERDVDVKYVLQEGPAKDLSFRVRQATYRSSDGVYYGSSSIDELRLIVEYPLSIL; this comes from the coding sequence ATGCGCGTGATGAAGTGGAGCATGATCGCCCTGGCCGTTGCGGCAGGGACCTCGCAGATGGCCGTAGCCTCGTCCCAGGACGAATCCAAGGGCTTCCTCGAAGACAGCAAGCTGAACGTCAAGACTCGCATGCTGTATTTCAGCCGCGATTTCCGTAACAACGCGCCAGGCTCTCAAAGCCGCGTGGAAGAAACCGGCCTTGGTTTCCTGGGCACCTATGAGTCTGGTTTTACCCAAGGCACCGTCGGTGTGGGTATCGATGCCATCGGCATGCTCGGCCTGAAACTCGACAGCGGCAAAGGCCGCCACAGCACCGGCCAGTTCCCGACTGACGCCGATGGCCGTGCCCAGGATGAATTCTCCGAAGGCGGCGGCGCAGTCAAGCTGCGCATCTCCGATACCGTGCTGAAAGTCGGCGATCAGTTCACTGCCATGCCAGTGTTCGCCACCGATGACAGCCGCTTGCTGCCAGAGGTAGCCCAAGGCGCTCTGATCACCAGCAGCGAAATCAAGGGCCTGACCCTGAACGCCGGCCGCTTCACCGCGCTGAACGCTCAGTCCCAGACCTTCCATGACAGCCTGCACCTTAAAGAAGCCGACGTCATTGGTGGCACCTATGCCTTCACCGACAACGTTTCCACCAGCCTGTACTACTCCAAGGTCGAAGACTACTGGCGCAAGTACTACGCCAACGTGAACTGGGCTCTGCCACTCTCGGACAAGCAAGGCCTGGTGTTCGACTTCAACATCTATGACACCAAAAGCGATGGCCAGGGCCTGCAGCGCGCCGAGAAAGATGGCGTGACCAAGCTCGACAACCGCGCCTTCAGCCTGTCCGGCGCCTATAACATCGGCGCTCACACCTTCACCCTGGCCTATCAGAAAGTCACCGGCGACGGCGACTACGGCTACGGCGTGGACGGCGGCGGCACCATCTTCCTGGCCAACTCCGTGGCCCGTTCCGACTTCAACGCTGAAGACGAAAAATCCTGGCAGGCTCGCTACGACCTGAACTTCGCCGAATACGGCGTGCCAGGCCTGACCTTCATGACCCGTTACGTACGTGGTAGCGATGCCAACACCGGTTCCACCAGCAATGGCAAGGAATGGGAACGTGACGTAGACGTCAAGTACGTGCTGCAAGAAGGCCCAGCCAAGGACCTGAGCTTCCGCGTGCGTCAGGCTACCTACCGCTCCAGCGATGGCGTTTACTACGGTTCGAGCTCGATCGACGAACTGCGCCTGATCGTCGAGTACCCGCTGAGCATCCTGTAA